Within Topomyia yanbarensis strain Yona2022 chromosome 2, ASM3024719v1, whole genome shotgun sequence, the genomic segment GAACCTAAGTTTGAATTTTCGGTGACGGTATAAAAGAAACCACCCAACCACAACGTAGGATTTAATCCTTGGACGAATCAGAGGGTATGACGCAGGTCTCTTGAGCCAGTCGTCGTATGTTCGATCCCCTGTATAGAAATGATTCTAAGTGTCGGCAAGATCGTGAAACCAGTCCTACAATTGTCCTGTTTGCTGAGAATGGACTGTTTattatgttgaaataaaaagcGAAAATTCCGCCAGAGAATTGATGGAACCAAGGTTTATCCATGATAATAAATCCTGAATAGTCGAGGATGACACCGAGGATATTTTCAGTCTAACACTCGCATCTACTGATTGATATTACACACCCTCGTTCAATTTTATTCGCTCGTTATTATTGTTATGCCATTATATCGCCGAGTGTAGGTTAATCCATTCGATGAAAGCCGAAACACGTACGCTTACAGTAGGTATTCCCGACTGCCCACACGAGCTAGGATACCATGAGATGATCCCAACGAGTACATTTCGATCTCCATCCACTTGGACCACTGGACCGCCCGTATCTCCATCGCATGCACTAATTCCCCCTGTGATGGGTCCCAAGCAAACGTTGTTAACGGTAACTGGACCAATACCGGATCCACCTTGTATAATTTGACACTCCAAATTGGGAAAGATAGCGACTCGCGTCTGCTGCAGATGGTTGGGCATACTGGGCAGCCAGCCCATGGAGATTGATCCCCATCCAGCGATTCGTACAACCCCGCTAGGGATGGAATCGATCACCGGTAGCACAATCGGCTGGATCATACTTGTGAGACCGAAAGGTGATGCAAGACGTACCTacaagaaaaaaatatcttGAATTTTGAACATATCAGAGTTAGCTCCACGTTTTTTACCACAGCTATATCATATGGGCTGACTCCTCCATTAAAACCAGGATGCAAAGTGACTCGTTGAACGTTGATGGTTTGTTCAGTGATTTCAACCGAATTTAAGTACAATTTGCCCGCTTGAACGCGGTATCGACTGTTGGGGTTACTGAAGAAACATTGTGCTGCCGTCAGTACGTGGAAAGTGTTCAGGATACTACCCCCACATATGTGGTTGAATCTGAGCAGAACACTTCGTTGAATTGAAACGATGTACGGATACTCGCCAGCCAACGCGTTAACCCCACCTACGATCCGGGTTTCCTTGCCATCTTCTTGAACAAAATATTATTCGTATAATGTTGAACGATATTGATTTAAGGACTTTTATAATTACCTAAGGTCGCTGCGAAAACGGCGCTTAAACATAAACCGAGTACTACCAATCGGATCATTGTTAACAGGATGTACTGACTGTTGAGTTTCCTGTAGTGACTGGAACTAAACGCTAATTTCTTTCAACGATGAAATATCAATCGCTGCTGCGGATTTATCTTATCATTTTGAATTGTGAAACGGTTTTGTAGGATCTAGCTAATCTATTTAGTACATTTAAACTGAACGATATCTACTGCATTATGCGCTAACAGCTAATCACTTCTTAGGTGATTTTTGTTATCAAAGTGTTAGGTtgtcgaatttaaaaaaaaattgataagctCAATGAATTCGTCATTTATTATGTCCGTGTTATATCAGATTCGGAGTGATAACGGTCAAAATCCACCCGATATGGGGCGAGATCAGTGTATGCATTGAAGGTCCACTTCCGCACGGGGTAACAGTCCAAGTAGGTATCGCGAGCAAATTGAAGGGCTGTAGCTCGGTGGCTACAATTACTGGACCTCCTGAATCGCCAAGGCAAGTTCCAGCTGCCGATAGGCCATTATCGGTACAGATGATGTCGCTGGTGAGATACGTTGCTAAGGTTCCCAGCCGCTGACTGCATGCTTCGAATGTGAGAATCGGAACGGTGGCGGCCTTGGAAATGGAAGAAAAGAGCAATCGAACTGTTGGCGTTACTTATAATTACATTCACATGCATTTCTTCGAATTACTAATAAAACTCGTATAATACTGCAAACCTAGTaaatattgtaatttttttaaaccattttgataGGTTGATGTGGCTATATCGGTGTATATGTTTTTTTCTTGACTGGGATGGATGCGTTAGTCTGAGTTTTTATAAAGTTGAAGCTAGACGCGTGATGTTGCAATACTATAAATGAACATAGGATATTGCCATTCCAGGTTGACGTGACAAAAAATTTGATCATAACTACTCATTAGAGTGACAATTATTTTTGCGATGTTTGAATTTTGTCAACCGCCGGTCAAGAAATTAATCAAGGTGCCAAAAATTGAGCAAAATTTGAGTGAAATTTGACCATATTAACGTGCCCCAAAGCAGTTGAaattttatatggaaatttaatGTCTTTTTCATACgctttatatgaaaattcattACTTTTTCCAAAGTTATCGAGAAATTTGGAAACTCCGTAGAGTTCGAGCAAATTAAAGGTGAaaggtttaaaaaaaatcatatgaaTTAAAGagaataaaaagttttttttttgttcgaaggAATTCCGAAATCTGAGCatttttataaaacaatatttttaatttttttaagaatcCGAAAATCATCTGTTTGAAACCCTTCATTACCTGCTTGAGCTCTAccttgtttcaaaatttttcgatcaatgaaaattaattatcaATTTGCAAATAAAACGTTTGAAAAAATACGCGGACAAAATTTCAACATCACAAAAATAACTGCCACCCTAGACTCATGTTCATGTTTTACCTGTATTTTGCACTTGTTTCGACACTTTTTATTGTTGCAATTGTCGTCGTCTGATGAGGATTAGGGTTGATCATTTAtaatgttttgtttgaggagACACTgcaagaagttggggttatgACTCCCACAACAGCTagtgcatttgaaactttttgtggttaaTTTTACCGGACAAACGTCCTTTGTGTACCGCACGTTGACTCAAAATCTGACCGGTTTCGAAATCTACATTATTTCACGTAAATATTAACGTTGTAAGCGGTTTTAAGGTAATTTTTCAGCGATACGGAgagttttcatttttcatttcgaCTTACGAAGACTTTGAGTGTAGttagagattactaagtagggTAAATTATTAAAACTTTAGAGCCATAGAACTCAAGTGAGAGTAAGGATGTGAAACATACAGATAGGAAAAcaagaagtggcagggtcattaaaaACAGGCTGAAAATcctacggactaatcttttgtcttctgctggcaggagtcgagttTGGGTAGTGTTactacgaatttttcaactttaccaacatgtctcacggcaaagacagacttgtccctctttaccatgagaaccaaCAGTAAAGAGtttaattatcacaaagcgaattgggaaagaaagctgacattgatacgacattacaaaatttaagtgatTCTATAGTTAATGCTAAAAATTCATCAGTACCAACAACGCAGAAAAAATTAAtgctcctattattgacgacgatcttcaactttcgcttgaagaatgttcgaagacgtcaatatcaacaatctcgtgatcctgctatgaaatgtatctatcaggatctacaaaaagaaattaaatataGATTCACACtattaagaaatgaaaattttgcgaaagaggttgaacaaatcaagccatatTCTTAACTTTTCTGGAAACTTTGTAAGGTTATTAAGAAACCTCAAAAACAAATTCCAGTTTTTGAAGGAaagtgaccacatacttcttacaaacgagaaaaacgcttgaaaaCTTACTCAGCAGTTTgagagcgtccataattttaatctcaacgttgtgagtcctattgaaaacgAAGTCTTACAAAATTATGaatacgtttcaaatcaagtattgtctctagacgagattgttgaaacaaactatgatgagatcaaatccatcatgaaaaaaacaaaaaaatattgaagcTCCAGGTTATAATTTTCAACaatcttcttaaaaaccttcccgaaatcaccgtgagatacttggtcaaaatattcaacaaatatttagcaAGCATTAGTATACTTTCCTAagagatggaaaaatgccaaggttaAATCCAGCAGAAAAATCTAGCTATCGAtcaattagtttactctcttctattaacaaattatttgaaaaaatcatcctaacttgaatgatgtcacatatcaataaGAATTCAATTTTTCTTCCCGAACAGTTTGGAGTTCGTATTGGACATtgaactactcatcaacttgtgagagtaattaacacgataaaggcaaatatctcagaaggttattccactggagttactcttctagacatcgaaaaaactttcgacagtgtttggcacaaaggatgAATTACCAAAATTTTCTATTTCTACTTTACATAatgaagataattaaaaattatcttaccaACTGTACCCTACAGGTGTCTTATTAGAATTGTAAATCTTATAAGTTACCCggtaaagcaggcgtccctcaagggtcAAGCGTCGCACTAAtcctatataatatttttatctctgattttcaaaatttacccGCAGACTGTAAATACTGTTTTCTGTGATGGTACTAGCATTTCAGCCACaggtaggagtcttcgtattatctgcagtcgattGCAATGatgcttgaatattttcaatgattacctcaaaaaatggaaaattttcacttATGCGGCAAAAGCACAATTGATTGTATTTTCGCATAAGCCTAGCTTCTTCTCTTGAACCAAatcataaccatattattaaatttaatggtttgaatttaacgtggtcagatcaagttaaatacttgggtttgatttccGATAAacactcacttttaaggatcacagtGAAGGAATCCAAATCGAAAAtgtaataaatatataaaatgcaacaaatatataaatgataaatatgtaaaatttacgaaaactttcgttcaccaagcggacattcttcagttcatgaaatgaatgaaccttactatttacaatacacgaaaacacttcgttgcagaaaacgacgaacgAACTAGTGGATTTcacgatcaatttcattatatttgccAATTTATATTTTCAGTAAAAACAACCCTCTTGGTAGATATTCTGAAATACTTTCCTGTTGGTACGAAGTTTTACTGGTTCGTTCACTGTTGCAGACTGCCTGCCAAACCAAATATTTATTGGTAAACTTTGACACTTCGCTATCGTTCAGAATTACTTTGTTACCTCATTGCATTGCATAGCAGTTTAGAAAAACATGCTATGAAGCTGTTTAAAGTCTTCTACGCCCTAATGTTTGCCATCCATTATCACGAAGGAAAAATTGGTGAAATATTcgcgaaatttttttcgaacaaGTGTTTAGCCCTCCATTCTGCCTATCACTATGGTACAAAAGAGTCATTACCTTGAATGACTTCATTCCTTTATGATCCATTTGGTCATTCTTGAATTTGATATCCCTGATTTTCGTTTGGACTGCACAAAATAACTTTTCTAACAAGTATTTCGACGCTGTTTTTGACAGCGCTTTTCACATATTAACGAATAATGTATTTTTAGATAGAACAGACATACGTTCGCCTATGTGAGAATTTTGTTGctgttgaatatttcatttttgttttgttctttttgtttttaAGTGTCCAGATTTTGCCAAGGCTTATAACCGCTTCCTCTACTCTCGGCGCTTGATACAAAAGCAATCTgaccaaggggtgagtcgctcagcacaaatcgaattgtgctcaccgtggtagcttgtgccgcaatgtgccacaatgtgccacgatgtgccatgacattcagtaaaacaaaagcaatggttgctatgattattccactacactttgttgacagtttttgagttgtcaaaagtgtgcctcattgtgccacacattgtgaTAACGAATGCAATGAGCGTGcattactgtgaatcgtaatcttatatcgtgttatcgtaggtgatacagtgtgtatggtacattgttctaagcgactcaccccttgaatCTGACCTTGAGTGAAATCCCAATTGTTTCTGGTCTTCTGTAAATGGGAAGCGTAAGGAGAGTGAACTGCCTTCTAGTACGACTTCTACTTCTAATACGACCCGCGGCATTTGCAAGctgtttgcaaaacatttttctagtGCACTTGAAACAGTCACGACTACTCCAGCAcaggttgaaatcggactagGCGATGTTCCCAAGGACGTGATGAACATAGGTAACATGTGTTTACCCGAAGAAGATATTGTTCGTCAATAGCTGGAATTTCTGCCATCATTCTTAAAAGATGCAGAAGTGCCCTTTTTGATCTTCTAAAGCTGATCTAATCGATCGTTGTGGCAAGAGACGTTTCCTCTGTGTTGGAAAAAGTCGGTTTTGTATTTAGTCCTTAAAAATATGATAAGGACATAGGAAATTATCGAGGCATGACTTCTCTCTGTGCAGGTTCCAATCTGTTCGAAACATATATATCGTCAGATCAACACGGGTTCTTCCCAGGTAGATCCacagtagggtgtcccaaaatgacatcatgttaaaaaagtcatcgggctcacttcttaaatgaaaggttggGGTATCATGACCaatttcttcttcggagtgattTTGTTAAAACGCtactggcgaattttgattttttataaaatgggccgattttgggtaaaatttcaaattcatcctTGTTGAAGTGCTcatgaactgtcttagatttttttaaaaagtttaatttttgttgtttttcattagtttttcttcaaaactgggtatccacaaaattttgaaagtataggaaacacttcaaatagttgagccaaatataggggcgtagttttgctgaagaaagtgtacagctacggctaatggggtatgagttatataagtttttgttatataaccttcgacatttttagcaattcatcaaaaataataatgttccaaaaaataaaacaattcaaatatgTTTAGACAACATattgttttttggaaaatagaaggaaaatgatttaAAACGGCGTTTTCTGTTTGTCTTTAGTGCGTCAGGATCGGATTTAATGAGAATTTGATGAATTGTTGtaccatcaattataaaaataattataactttactaatgatgccaaatctttaattattttctgaaaaggtaattctccataattacttcttggagacttattcaccaaaattattgtaCTAGAAGATGCGCTATATtcagttgtaaaactttttcgaaaatacaaagccTTCAAAATTGACTATTTTGGAATTGCGtgatctaaaacgtaaagatCAGTTTTTTAACATTCGCCCCACCCTTCTGCATTTTTTTCACTCTAAGGTACCTAACATGGAAATGAGaccttatatacaaaatctgaatacgttaatcaattcggcatgcaaatatacgccataacttgccactaactcgacatatttgtttaattttcttgattttcaaccccactaggtggttattaatatactaaaaaaaatcgtcaaatgctcataaaaaccgattctaatGTAGTAGAGACAagcaaaaaatgtcatttttcatcattttcctcctattttgcGAAAAACAAAATGCGGACTAATCACACTGTAATtgatttattttgtagaacagcgttattttttatgaatagcataaaatatCAAACGGATATCtagcaaaaacttaaataactcataccccattagccgtagctatacactttgttcagcaaaaatacgcccctatatttggctcaactattgtttctatatttttaaagttttgtgaatacccagttttgaagaaaaactaatgagaAATACCAAAAATTTACCAAGTTTTAAAGGCTCTGCCGTTCTTATAATccacaatttgtacaaactaactaacaaaacttctctctctacagaaaaataaaaaaatactgaaaaaaatctaagacagttcaggagtgGCTCAAATCGTATTTTATTAGCCGTACCTTATCTGTCAAACTAGGAAATATCGAGTCACATAACATCATCATCAGGTGCCCCAGGGTAGCAATCTTTAACCCTTGCTCTTTtccttgttcttcaatgacgtctGTAATGTCTTTTCACCAAGTTGCGAACATACCTATGCAGATGACCTTAAATTGTTTCTCATTGTGCGATCTAAATAGGACTGCATTGAACTACAGCGACAACTAGATGAAATCTGTACTCGAAATCGGTTGACTaccagtgctaagtaatttctTTCACACAAAAGAGCAAACCCAATTTTGTGATGTTATACTGTCTCAGGGAAACTACTTAAAagagtgtcagttgtcaggGATCTTGGTGTACAATTGGATTCTAAATTGACGTTTTGATATCACTATTCACTATCACTATTTGTTTCATCATTAGAATAGCAAGAGTTTACTGATGAGAGCACTGTATTTCCATAGCAACTATTGAGATGTTGTGGTGGTTTtgtagccactcataaaactcgATTGCGTTTGGTACGTGCTTCAACTATCATTTGGTATCCGTACGCGAGTATCTGGATTAACAGGATTGAATATATATCTAGGGTttttatctattctgcattagcTGTTtagccccatgcaaaactgactcagacatcacatcgttaaaattttaataacttctcctACTAAAACTGGATTTATTACAATCTTTGACTGCGAATTGTAgtcaataaaattatctttcttctTTTCACTTCTAGTGATAaactgatgcatacagtgccacccagTGGTAAAAATGAGAACTAGAGGGTTTTACATGTACATTGTAGAAAAATCCCATATGAACTTCAAGtacccggtagctagacttgtctgaTTTGGCTAAAATTTGTAACAGatgctcctggtgggactaggaatcgactcaggggtgggccgattgggTTTTCAAATATTCGTTTTATATCAGGGCAGTCTAGTGTATATGGGAAAAATTAAGGGTTTTATGCGCATTTGGATATTCTTCATTCTATATTTCACGTAGAACATGTAGGTCAgctgaaaaattaataaataaataatatccgAATCTGTTTTTCAGTGTGGATTAGAGCATAGCATTTTGTCATGAGATTTATGTGCACAACAGTATTTCAACTGTACCCAAAAACCCGAAAAAAATCTTCAGATGTGTATTGAAAAAGTCACTGTGCGCTATGTGACAGTAAAGATTCTCACAGATGATGTTCAATTGGCTGAAAGCGTCTAATCTATTCATACCGTCATACCTGCAATCCATTCGCCTGCCAGCCTTCATCGCCATACGCCGACAAACCGTAACCGACAAGCGTCGCCATGCTGTATGGTAGAATGGGCTGATCAAATATCGGAATGGGTTGCACGTTCGCAGTGAACGTCAGTGCCTTCTTCAGCAGTATCTTTGAAAGAGACAAAAAAGAACGGGAAAATGTGAACCCATCAGTCAGTTTCGTCCAACAGCCAAACACATGTCGCCGGGTTTTCCGGTTCAACTAGTACCAGTGCCAAATCGTTCCCCTTCCCGCCGTCGATGTAATCCGGCTTGAAATCTATCCGTTCAACGGGTTTGGCTTGTCGAATGCCACAAACAACCAGCAAACTGGTGATATCTTTGTCAAAAACGCAATGAGCTGATGTAAGCAACCAATTTTCGTTAACTATTGTACTGCCACAGAGATGAACACGTGTCCAGCTCCAGCGCCCGGATAGCACATGTTGGCGAACGGAGCAAATGAACGGAATGGCGCCAACGTTGATTTCGGTACCACCTACGATGCGTGTGCTGGAGTTTCCCTCTATAAATAACAGAAGAATGTGGTACTAGGGACTTTCCTAAATGTTCGTTGGGTTTAGTTTTTCACGTGCGTAACAAGGATTTCAAATATTTCTAAATCACTTCGATAATTTAACGTACCTGATTCTGTTATATCGAATACTTTCGCTAGATTAGCGCGAATGACAAGAACCAACTGGAAGACAATCAATAATTGATTCGTCCCGTTCATCACTGCACTGATCAGGCGACCACACATAACCCACGAGTGATGCTGTTGATGAAATGTCTGTGAAGTGAATGAGTTATAGACAGATACGGATAAACTGATATGGCTCGGATCGCTAAGCAACTGAGTGCAGCCTTGTGTTCTATATTTCACGTGACCACCGTTGAGCTATCGCAATAAATGGCGATGAAGTGCAGCAATTTGATTTGATGCAGCGAACTGAATATAGCCGATTCTCTGATTTATTACAGTTCCAAACTGTCGTGCATTCAGAACAATATGAGCAAGACCGATGATGGTTGATTGCATCTGCTGCCATCGCGTTTTATGATCATGCTGTCGATTAGGGCTATCTCTCTATTTGAATAGTTTATGGGTCGAAATGACCCGTTTTTGATTAGATGTATGAAACCACTTTAGAAACATAATTatcatatttttggttttcttaTGGCTTCATTGGTAGAGTAGATTGGGGCGAGTTAGTGAAGACGTAATTTCGATTTGCGGGGCACACGTTGGAAAAGATGCGATGAAGCGCATGGTTGCGTGCCATATAATTGATTGGCATATTCGGAAAGGCCTACAACCACTAAATTATATTACCGCAGTGGTTGATTATTGCATTAgttgattaaaaaaatatgtataacTGATACAACTGAAGTGTATATTGATGATTAATgtgctgaaaaaattaaagcTGAACAAATTACTTGCAAAATTTGAGTTAAATTGAGTTAATTGCCTATTTATGCAATATTTGAGCTTAAAACTTTTCTTTCGTagtcttcttaatgaaaattgcTGTATTGCAGGGGAAGGTTTCCGTTTAATTAACAATAGGAAACATATCCCCGATTTCTGAAACGTTAAATCCGAATCGaatgaataattttttgaattgtGACGCTAAAGGATGTCCCACATCAAaatgcatcacggaaaaaagctgtagaaaattacctagtggatccttttcaaactttcagacaataaaatataacccattagtaagctttcggcatatttatttcattaaacTTCAATATCATAACGCTTACGCTAgcaccttacgcttaactccactAATTAGGTTCTGTACAAAGTCTAGCTGCAGCTCCTTCTGTACGTAAGCCCGCTTTTGTTTCATATCATCTTCAGATTTGACCACCTTGGGATGCTTTCGTAGTGCCTGCTTTATAATTGCTAGTATTTTCCGATGAGCCTTTGTTCCGGTGCGTTGGGGGGATCCATGTCCTTGGATACGAAGGTGACcacgttggcttcgtaccacttcaggacaacatttgaatagagACACGAAGCCTTTAGCCCATGTTTTCTtaggattttaattatttattttaatcgaACTTTTTTCATTGACTTTTTCAATTATGCCGATACCAACATAACGGAActctaaacaattttttttataatgatatttaatatttttaacctTAGAGTAGTTGAAATAGTcttctaataaaataatatttaaattgCATTGTTTAATTTAGTAGAAACGGTTTCATATCGCCACAACACAACGAGTGTTCGTTTTTAATGATATTGGACCATGAGCAAAagtattttattataatttcaatGGTACCCATTTTTGAATAATGGGTAAAAAATGTATGATAATGATGtaataatagtaataattttatgGATTTTTCGGCCTATTTTCGTTACTTCCAACTACTCCAGTTGGCAGCGTCCCGATCCCGAGTCATCTATCcagttttcttcaaatttcgtTTGGTGATTGTCCAATTATTTTCGATGAGATGAAATTACGGATAGTTTGATGGATTGATGTTGCTGTTGACGAATTTCGTGGTAACTGTACCACCCCCGACTATAGTGGCAGCTTCTGACAATAACTTTGCTGATCCTTTATGGGCCTTTCTGAAAATCCGTATGCATTTCTCCAGGTAAGTTTGTTTGTGATGAAAAGCTGGGTTGTGAGTTCACAGTAACAAATTCGTTGCAACTGGTAACCGAGCGCTCGTTCGTTACACACGCGCGTGTTTTGGTGTAACATTATCCTGAGTTAGGCTATATCGGTGAAGGTGTTTATCCCAGCAAGGGCTggagtataaacattataaacaataaattgtGTCAGGCAGCGCTGTGTagtgtttagacgagctataccagctctctactgtgtgaaggtaaCGCGGGTGgcgaataaaacaaacgaaggatcaattcacctaccagctcgttaggaaccaactggtgaagtgtttcgtttttacttttcttatcaatttttgcctttctcaatagaaaggtattgcaattgctctgaaaaccgactttttaacggaggcccggagggtcgagtgacatataccattcgattcagttcgtcgagttcggcaaatgtctgtgcgtgtatatgtatgtgtgtatgtgcgtctgtgtgtgtatgtgaccaaaaatgtcactcatttttctcagagatggctgaaccgattttgacaaacttggtctcaaatgaaaggagcaacgttcccataggctgcaattgaatttctgatggatcggacttccggttccggaattacagggtggtgagcacgatcacacagaaaatgtcgattttaataaattctgcaatgaatgtataaaagtgaaaatttttccaaaatatgaccacaactgcttcgatttgtagtattaggtcactaacatccattcaaagtctttttggccacattggccaccatcatcggttctggacgCCCCgtcggaagtatccaaattcagaataacagtcacatcggtttctcggagatggctaaaccgattcatccaaacttagtctcaaatgaaaggtgttgcccccgtaaatggctatctaattttatcccgatccgacttccggttccggagttacaggttgtggcatgcgatcacatagcaaattgcgattcaaaccgatactccgatgaaagcaaaaaagataaaaatttcgctaaaatgtctctcaaacaacttgaaTTTTCTGTTCTAGgccaccgacggccaaccaaactttcgttgactacattgaccaccatagacggttccggaagtgcccgggaaaagcggcaatctttcaaaattgacgaactcacgtcagtttcccggaaatggttgggctgattttcacaaacttagtcccaaatgatagctataatatccccacagatgtctataaaatttcgtacggatcgcttatatgggtccggaaatatagactaaaccgttcggtcacatatgaaatttccatataagccggaactcaatttttttttcaagaaggggaccccatgaaatttcgtatttttgatgccaaacatctttaaaatgcatgaaacgtcgagattttatgttatctcgaattttttttttgtaaaaatcgactttttgggactttgccgatttcgcacctttttgcctttctcatataaagaaaggctatgcaatca encodes:
- the LOC131679500 gene encoding trypsin-1-like: MWKSSSHSSIVFAPLALSPDRMTFHQQHHSWVMCGRLISAVMNGTNQLLIVFQLVLVIRANLAKVFDITESEGNSSTRIVGGTEINVGAIPFICSVRQHVLSGRWSWTRVHLCGSTIVNENWLLTSAHCVFDKDITSLLVVCGIRQAKPVERIDFKPDYIDGGKGNDLALILLKKALTFTANVQPIPIFDQPILPYSMATLVGYGLSAYGDEGWQANGLQAATVPILTFEACSQRLGTLATYLTSDIICTDNGLSAAGTCLGDSGGPVIVATELQPFNLLAIPTWTVTPCGSGPSMHTLISPHIGWILTVITPNLI
- the LOC131686205 gene encoding trypsin-1-like isoform X2 encodes the protein MIRLVVLGLCLSAVFAATLDGKETRIVGGVNALAGEYPYIVSIQRSVLLRFNHICGGSILNTFHVLTAAQCFFSNPNSRYRVQAGKLYLNSVEITEQTINVQRVTLHPGFNGGVSPYDIAVVRLASPFGLTSMIQPIVLPVIDSIPSGVVRIAGWGSISMGWLPSMPNHLQQTRVAIFPNLECQIIQGGSGIGPVTVNNVCLGPITGGISACDGDTGGPVVQVDGDRNVLVGIISWYPSSCGQSGIPTVSVRVSAFIEWINLHSAI
- the LOC131686205 gene encoding trypsin-1-like isoform X1; this translates as MIRLVVLGLCLSAVFAATLEDGKETRIVGGVNALAGEYPYIVSIQRSVLLRFNHICGGSILNTFHVLTAAQCFFSNPNSRYRVQAGKLYLNSVEITEQTINVQRVTLHPGFNGGVSPYDIAVVRLASPFGLTSMIQPIVLPVIDSIPSGVVRIAGWGSISMGWLPSMPNHLQQTRVAIFPNLECQIIQGGSGIGPVTVNNVCLGPITGGISACDGDTGGPVVQVDGDRNVLVGIISWYPSSCGQSGIPTVSVRVSAFIEWINLHSAI